Within the Mugil cephalus isolate CIBA_MC_2020 chromosome 1, CIBA_Mcephalus_1.1, whole genome shotgun sequence genome, the region tcccatcatGCAATAGGACTGTCACATTTCCAGCTCATCagcagttatttttctttggaAACCTTCCTGCAACAGATGACAAATAGTTGTACTCGTGCTTATGAATTAATGAAGTTCCTGCATAAAAAACATACTGAACAGTGAATGATTTCTCATGtttgtttgattcattttttttgcagcagaatGTAAACCCCTCCTAACAAAAGGTAAGAAGTAacttaaacttattttatccttAAAGCTAAACCCTGATATATTTGCTCGCTATTCACGAGTAAATATATTAACTGATGTTTTCTCTACTTCCCTACAGAACCAGTAGAGCCAACAGCTTTCTCACTGGCCAACAAGAACTATGGTAATAAATTTAATCTGTTGaaattgacatttatttttgtgttgctttataTTGACTTTTCTGATCTTTTCTAATCTGATTTTCAACAGTAAATGTTAAACTTGAGGACACACAGAATCAATTCATCAAGAGCAAAggcacagacaaagacaaaggcaCAGACAAAGGAACTATACTAAGAGATTTCAATATTCCAGAAGGATTAGGGGTTACCTGTCTCACAGCTGTCAAAGGATCACCTGGCTTCACTTCTGGACAACACTACTGGGAGGTTTCCCTGAGGATGTCAGATCGGGTAGATGCCAAACAGTCCTGGTGGCTGGGAGTTACAGCTGCAAGAGAAATTACTTCTGATTATAATTTTACTCCAAACACATCTAATGGTTTCTGGTTCCTGTCGTCTTCACCCGACAGAGCAGATAGTTTTCAAGTCAGTACAGAGCCAAaggttttttttgctttcactgAGAGACCGTCGAAAGTTGGTGTGTATTTGGATTATGACAAGGGAGAGATTTACTTTTATAACGTGGTAGAAAAAAGTCTGATCGGATCTTTGGCAGCGACATTCACAGGTGAAGTCTTTCCACTTTTCAATCCTGGTAAAGGTGAGACGTCTCCCATGGTGATATTACACAGGGAAGAACTGAATCAGTCTAGTAACAACACTGGGTCTCCTGAAAAGACATCAGACGGGACAGGACAGAATCAGTGTAGTAACAACGCTGAGCCTCCTGAAAAGACATCAGACGGGACAGGACAGAATCAGTCTAGTAACAACGCTGAGCCTCCTGAAAAGACATCAGATGGGACAGAACAGAATCAGTGTAGTGAGAACGTGGGTTGTGGAGGTGAAACAGCAGAAGCATCTTAATATCATCAGTAACAGATGCTACAAGAAAGTACGACTAccacaaacacaatcatttttatatttcagtgttGTTCTTCTTACTCGTGCTGAAGGGAGAAACACTAAGTAATTCATTTAAGTAATTTTTCATGAAGAACGACAAAATCAGAAGAAAGAGTGTAGCTGAAAATTTTGATCATCTTATTAACTCCTGTGCCATTTGTCAAGTTTAATGTCGCATCGTGAGGGATTTTAAGTAAATATAATTGAACGGTTTAAACAAATATGCTTTGTAAATACACCTTAGGATCCATTTCAATCTGAGCGAGCAACGTTAGTATGTACTAGTATTATGTACTAGTGCTGTTTGCACAGATTAGAGGGAGAGTAAAACTGAACTGACATAAACAAGCAAGACGTACTGTAAGTACTAAGTAACGGAGTCTGATAGGTGGTGGTTTTTAGACCAAAACAAGTCGTTTGACCACGTTTCTGGTCAAAAccataagctaagctaaccagctcaGATTGATTGTACAGATATCTGCctgaaataatctttttttttcttttaatgtgtgtgtgttttttaaatatctctTGGATAAACATTAAGACCTGAGAGAAACGTGTCAAATCAGGAATCTGGAaaccacagtgtgtgtttggtctGTGATATTTAGTTGTGCAGTATTTGTGATTGAATAATGGACACTCGCACCACCTGACTTTATCCAGTAGATTTACTCTGCACTACAACAAAGACAATTTGATGTCTGTCCTCTATGAAGTAGAGGTAGTTGCTGTGAATTTAGTTAGTGTTGGTACTGTTTGCAGTGTAGTTATTTAGATGATTTAGCTGTTGATTTAATTTTGTAAACACACAgttgtgttcatttaaatggTTTGGGACTACAGGGCAGACGCAGAAAGTCAGCTTTGTGTGTCACCCTTCATAACTTGACATGTGAAAGGAAGCAGATTCTGGAGGTAAGAGAACGTCACCGGGTTAGTTTTAAGTGTAAGTAGCACAGCGATGtctcaggtttgtttttttgtttttgataaagCTAGTAAAGTGTGGATTGTGAGGTAGAGACTTGGAGGAGACTGTGGGAAGGTTGTGGTGTTTCTACTTTTACttcaaaggagaaaaatgtgAACGAGATGAACTAAAATCACTTCTGAGTGAATTTATTCTCTATATTGTCGTGAGCAGTAGTTTTCATGTATTGTTGATTCAACTCTTTTTTTACTAGATATAGACGACACTTTTATAATATTGTTGCCTGTTTGTAAAATGCATGTCTTAAACTCTGCCCAAGCTGTAACACTACCACTTGGGAATGCGTACTCGTTATACTCATGTGTAAACTATTCAGTGTATTACCTTGTGACCCGACatgtttttctgaataaacaatCAATATTTgatctgtatttattatttctatttccttCACTATGTAAAATTCAGTTTACAGTCCActttaagaaaacaaagcaaaatgtcATACACTTTAATAAGTACAGGTAGtatttacagtatgtacacaataacacaatactCACTTTATAATCACTACTGCATACTTTCATAGATTAGGACGTATTTACATTGTGAATAAGACCATATGTTGATTCTGaaatacagctttaaaaaaaaacaaaaaatgatacGCAATAAATTAAAGTAGGCGTGCCTTGATACATACTAGTCTGAACATGATCATGGTATAGAGGTATGCAAGAAACACTTCACAGGTGCATCGTGGTccgagactttttttttaatacactcGTTGGTTGGGTGCAAGGGTTCAGGGGCACGATGTCAGTCAGTATCAAACACAAACTATACAAGTTCATACAGGTGTGTTAACCATTGGTTTCTTCTTCCAAAGCTTTACACATTCACGTTTGGTTGTCAGCCTTCAGACGAAGCAAATGTGAGACCGAGGGCCGTCGCTGCTCGTCAGCGTCTCTCTCCCACACTGTCTACTGTCTAACGAAGTACAAATAAAACACGTCTTTCATTCACTGTGTCTGAACTCACACTTAAAAGTACATTTAGttcactgaaaaacacatctCATAAACAGACACTAGGCATCCGCAACACTGAGTAGACATGATAGTTGACTGCGGCAGCACGTCCGTCTTCTTAgcttagttatttttattacactgCTCCCTTGTGACCAGGTAAACTCCAGGTACTGCGCccaccaaagaaaagagaaactgtaCCCCACCACGGCCAAGAGTTGACTCTCCTCACTGTGATGAGGACGAAAGCTGCAGCCAGTAAAGCCGGGCAGGTGTACATGTTGAGCTGCAGCTCCATGACCTCCACCACTGAGAGCTGGGGTCTGTTTAAAATGTACGGCCGTTGCtttgctgatgatgtcatctctggcctctttgaaatgttttacgAACAGCTTTTGCAAACAAAGTAAtagaataaatgaagaaaatttGCAAGTGTGGTTGCCTATTGTTTTATGTGATGCAACAGAGACACTATCCAATAACAAAAGGAACATGGTTTCAAAGGACTCAATGGGCATTGGGCACCACCCATTTGAGACTTGGGACTCTAGTTTTGTAAACCAGGTGCAGCACCAACAGGGTGCGTCCAGGAGCACTTTACAAGTTTTGTGCACGGTGCAACACAGGGCAGGCACTCCTTCGTCCCGCCTACCGGGGTTCAAAAGTTCACACGTTCGCCACTCGgcctgtccatggctgtggtgccctgagcaagcacctaacccccagTTTGCTCCCCGGGAGCAgccacctgaggctgcagcacactactgtgtgatcaaatggatgggtcaaacagcaggacagaatgCACCAATGAACTTTCATAATTGTCAGTATTACAGAGATAAACTAGTGCAGTCCAGACAAATTGTTGTTTGTTAATGTATGTCATGTCAGTcacacatttttaacatgaagCAATTTCCAAAGAACTAgcacagtttttctatttaccTGTGATTACAGAGTAGAAGACGGTCTCCTTGAAGACCCACTTGCTTTCTTGGCCACCACCTTGCACGTTGAATTTCTCATGATATTGTTTGTGAAGAGTCTTCAACAGATACCTCCCTAGTCAACcatggatttttctttctttcatttggtTAAGTTTTACTAATGTGTTTTGAAGCTACATGTGAAGTCTTGTGCAAAtacactttttcttcttctgtgagttacagctcatttatcATGACAATATAGACGGAATTCACCACTAAAGGCCTAGTATACACCCAGAATATACTAAACATCAGCAACTAACAGCAAACAATACATTTTGTCAACATTTATCTCATATCAACAATAATAAAGGACCCCTGGAAAATCCATGTAATTCAAATGCAGTTTACTGCTCGTCTCTATCACAAACGGTTCAggaattaattaatgttttgaaGAAAACTGTCCGCTCGCCGTCGTAGCAGGGAAGCTATTGCTAGCGAGCTAGCGGGCAAGCTATAGCTAGCTTGCAAACGGACTGATAACgattaaatgaacaaacattGCAGAACAAAGCAATATTTCAATAACCATTGAGCACTTACCTATAAGAAGCCCATCTTGGTGTCTCTGATGCTTCTAAAAAAGTGTTCCAATCAGCTCTGCTCGA harbors:
- the LOC125000951 gene encoding butyrophilin subfamily 1 member A1-like isoform X1, yielding MDQQLRYVWLILLWTQCETAPVSHSLVVSVQSPNLVRLGLSATLPCWLNPPQNAEDLEVRWYRDNYDTPVLLYKAKAFDDTLQDASYAGRVSFGLKDATSGGLKTGDVSLKLVNTTIQDAGQYTCYVTSLQGYDSSPVTLEVTETGRSPVLSAVRTEDNMVNVSCESEGWYPQPDLRWSNQHKELKPKSLLFNKDSSGLVSVHSWLLVPSSSKVSCSVVLPNKDTKEATLLLDFPPQPVGTAGWVAFAIVLIAALALAALGVMYYKKKVETFKQNRDECDAECKPLLTKEPVEPTAFSLANKNYVNVKLEDTQNQFIKSKGTDKDKGTDKGTILRDFNIPEGLGVTCLTAVKGSPGFTSGQHYWEVSLRMSDRVDAKQSWWLGVTAAREITSDYNFTPNTSNGFWFLSSSPDRADSFQVSTEPKVFFAFTERPSKVGVYLDYDKGEIYFYNVVEKSLIGSLAATFTGEVFPLFNPGKGETSPMVILHREELNQSSNNTGSPEKTSDGTGQNQCSNNAEPPEKTSDGTGQNQSSNNAEPPEKTSDGTEQNQCSENVGCGGETAEAS
- the LOC125000951 gene encoding butyrophilin subfamily 3 member A3-like isoform X2, which produces MDQQLRYVWLILLWTQCETAPVSHSLVVSVQSPNLVRLGLSATLPCWLNPPQNAEDLEVRWYRDNYDTPVLLYKAKAFDDTLQDASYAGRVSFGLKDATSGGLKTGDVSLKLVNTTIQDAGQYTCYVTSLQGYDSSPVTLEVTETGRSPVLSAVRTEDNMVNVSCESEGWYPQPDLRWSNQHKELKPKSLLFNKDSSGLVSVHSWLLVPSSSKVSCSVVLPNKDTKEATLLLDFPPQPVGTAGWVAFAIVLIAALALAALGVMYYKKKVETFKQNRDECDECKPLLTKEPVEPTAFSLANKNYVNVKLEDTQNQFIKSKGTDKDKGTDKGTILRDFNIPEGLGVTCLTAVKGSPGFTSGQHYWEVSLRMSDRVDAKQSWWLGVTAAREITSDYNFTPNTSNGFWFLSSSPDRADSFQVSTEPKVFFAFTERPSKVGVYLDYDKGEIYFYNVVEKSLIGSLAATFTGEVFPLFNPGKGETSPMVILHREELNQSSNNTGSPEKTSDGTGQNQCSNNAEPPEKTSDGTGQNQSSNNAEPPEKTSDGTEQNQCSENVGCGGETAEAS